The proteins below are encoded in one region of Dryobates pubescens isolate bDryPub1 chromosome 27, bDryPub1.pri, whole genome shotgun sequence:
- the ZNF800 gene encoding zinc finger protein 800 codes for MPLRDKCCQTDHHHHGCCEPVHLLEPGDPPLLQQPLQTSKSGIQQIIECFRSGTKQLKHILLKDVDTIFECKLCRSLFRGLPNLITHKKFYCPPSLQMDDNLPDTNDKQSQAINDLLEAIYPRVDKQEYIIKLQPIETNQNAVFQYVSRTDSPDENTESSNTADQAPVQEPSTEQNKTVSAPAPVPAGETVELPPADPATNKVIPAPEEQPPAVNPELDSLDNSDFGHQLICCLCRKEFHSRRSVRRHIRKVHKKKMEELKKYIETKKKPNQCSAKGRNKNVLVTLGRSCPVCYKSFATKANVRRHFDEVHRGLRRDSITPDIATKPGQPLFLDTVSAKKSFKTRKQKSSSKAEYNLTACKCLLCKRKYSSQIMLKRHMQIVHKITLSGKNSKREKGPNNTANGTEIKVKVEPADSVEPSPPSIALSPQNELKGTNHSNEKKSTPSAQKNKVKQDLENPKSASKSTTKSASKSTTKSASKSTSASAAGGQQKNRKPKLSAGFDFKQLYCKLCKRQFTSKQNLTKHIELHTDGNNIYVKYYRCPLCSYETRRKRDVIRHITVVHKKSPRYLGKITASLEIRAIKKPIDLVLNKVTKRGPQRDETKQIASKQDAISNSPNKKYEGADVGIEVKVTKNFSLHRCNKCGKAFARKAFLEHHKKTHKANVSHSPEENKTKGRSTRSKAVVW; via the exons TGCATCTGCTGGAACCTGGTGATCCTCCACTATTacagcagcctctgcaaacGTCAAAATCTGGTATTCAACAAATCATTGAGTGTTTTCGATCAG GAACTAAACAACTCAAGCATATCTTGTTAAAAGATGTGGACACCATTTTTGAATGTAAATTGTGCCGGAGTCTCTTCAGGGGATTACCAAATTTAATTACTCATAAAAAGTTTTATTGTCCTCCAAGTCTCCAGATGGATGATA ACCTCCCAGATACAAACGATAAACAGAGTCAAGCCATAAATGACCTCCTGGAAGCAATCTATCCAAGGGTAGATAAACAAGAATATATAATTAAATTGCAGCCTATAGAAACAAATCAGAATGCTGTATTTCAATATGTATCAAGGACTGACAGCCCAGATGAGAACACAGAAAGCAGTAATACTGCTGATCAAGCTCCAGTACAGGAACCCAGCACTGAGCAAAACAAGActgtttcagctccagccccagtccCAGCTGGGGAGACTGTAGAATTACCTCCTGCTGATCCTGCTACAAACAAGGTGATACCTGCTCCTGAAGAACAGCCTCCAGCAGTAAATCCTGAGTTGGACTCTCTGGATAATTCTGATTTTGGCCACCAGTTGATATGTTGCCTTTGTAGGAAGGAATTTCATTCTAGACGCAGTGTACGCCGTCACATTCGAAAAGTGCACAAAAAAAAGATGGAAGAGCTAAAGAAATATATAGAAactaaaaagaaaccaaaccagtgCTCCGCGAAAGGACGAAATAAGAATGTTCTTGTAACGTTAGGTAGAAGTTGTCCTGTGTGTTATAAATCATTTGCTACAAAAGCCAACGTAAGGAGGCATTTTGATGAAGTTCACAGAGGATTAAGAAGGGATTCCATTACTCCTGATATAGCTACAAAGCCTGGGCAACCTTTGTTCTTGGATACAGTTTCGGCTAAAAAATCTTTTAAGACCAGAAAACAAAAGTCGTCTTCAAAGGCTGAATACAATTTAACTGCATGCAAATGCCTTCTGTGCAAGAGAAAATACAGTTCTCAAATAATGCTGAAAAGGCACATGCAAATTGTTCACAAGAtaactctttctggaaagaactctaaaagagagaaaggaccCAACAATACTGCCAATGGCACAGAAATAAAAGTAAAAGTCGAACCAGCAGATTCTGTGGAACCTTCACCCCCTTCCATTGCCCTTTCTCCGCAGAATGAATTGAAGGGAACAAATCATTCAAACGAGAAAAAGAGCACACCATcagcacagaaaaataaagttaaaCAGGACCTTGAAAACCCTAAATCAGCCTCTAAATCAACCACTAAATCAGCCTCTAAATCAACTACTAAATCAGCCTCTAAGTCAACCAGTGCATCTGCTGCAGGTGGCCAGCAAAAAAACAGGAAGCCCAAACTTTCAGCTGGCTTTGACTTCAAGCAGCTTTACTGTAAACTCTGTAAACGCCAGTTTACTTCTAAGCAGAACTTGACAAAGCACATTGAGTTACACACAGATGGAAATAACATTTATGTTAAATACTACAGGTGTCCACTCTGCTCTTACGAAACGCGTCGCAAACGTGATGTGATAAGGCACATCACGGTAGTTCATAAAAAGTCACCACGCTACCTTGGGAAAATAACGGCGAGCTTGGAAATTAGAGCAATAAAAAAGCCAATCGATCTTGTTCTAAATAAGGTGACCAAAAGAGGCCCTCAGAGGGATGAAACAAAACAGATTGCTTCAAAACAGGATGCCATCTCTAATTCTCCCAATAAAAAGTACGAAGGAGCTGATGTTGGCATCGAAGTAAAAGTAACAAAAAACTTTTCTCTGCACCGATGCAATAAATGTGGGAAAGCCTTTGCCAGGAAAGCTTTTCTAGAACATCATAAGAAAACGCACAAAGCAAATGTATCTCATTCacctgaagaaaataaaaccaaaggcAGAAGTACAAGATCTAAAGCTGTTGTCTGGTGA